Proteins encoded by one window of Halomonas sp. SH5A2:
- a CDS encoding polysaccharide deacetylase family protein, producing MAKKEILCAFGVDVDAVAGWLGSYGGEDSPDDISRGLFAGEVGAPRLLKLFERYDLKTTWFIPGHSIETFPEQMKAVVDAGHEVGVHGYSHENPIAMTREQERDVLDYNIELVTKLSGKRPTGYVAPWWEFSPVTNELLLERGIKYDHSLMHNDFHPYYVRVGDSWTKIDYSKPAKEWMKPLVRGKETDLIEIPANWYLDDLPPMMFIKKAPNSHGFVSPRHLGEMWQDQFDWVYRENDYAVFTMTIHPDVSGRPQVLMMLERLIEHMQSHEGVRFCTFDEIADDFAKRSPRS from the coding sequence ATGGCTAAAAAAGAGATTCTCTGCGCATTTGGCGTTGACGTTGATGCCGTCGCTGGCTGGCTCGGTTCTTACGGCGGTGAGGATTCACCCGACGATATTTCGCGGGGTTTGTTTGCTGGTGAAGTGGGGGCGCCGCGTCTGCTTAAATTATTTGAACGATACGACCTGAAGACGACCTGGTTCATTCCCGGCCACAGCATTGAAACCTTTCCAGAGCAGATGAAAGCCGTCGTTGATGCCGGTCACGAGGTTGGCGTTCATGGCTATAGCCACGAAAACCCTATTGCTATGACGCGTGAGCAAGAGCGGGACGTGCTCGACTACAACATTGAACTGGTCACTAAGCTATCCGGTAAGCGACCAACGGGTTATGTGGCACCGTGGTGGGAGTTTAGTCCGGTCACCAATGAGCTTTTACTTGAGCGTGGCATCAAGTATGACCACAGCTTAATGCACAATGACTTTCACCCCTATTACGTTCGCGTCGGCGACTCCTGGACCAAGATCGATTACTCCAAGCCTGCGAAGGAGTGGATGAAGCCGCTGGTTCGCGGCAAGGAAACCGATTTGATCGAGATTCCTGCCAACTGGTATCTCGATGACCTCCCGCCGATGATGTTCATCAAAAAAGCCCCTAATAGCCATGGCTTTGTTAGCCCGCGTCATTTGGGTGAAATGTGGCAAGACCAGTTTGATTGGGTCTACCGCGAGAACGACTACGCGGTGTTTACCATGACCATTCACCCTGATGTTTCGGGTCGTCCTCAAGTGCTGATGATGCTTGAACGTCTGATTGAGCATATGCAGAGCCATGAGGGTGTGCGCTTCTGTACCTTCGATGAGATTGCTGATGACTTTGCTAAGCGCAGCCCACGCAGCTGA
- a CDS encoding GntR family transcriptional regulator, producing MEDVVLTIDDRSNSIQEGQAPRYAKIQESLRDAILSQRLPPSLVLLEGPLARMYGTSRGPVRKALELLHQEGLISRFEGRGFLATSEPETVTPKRQMLTPKMLGLASDYKSQIDARPISDRIYAQVEEAVATCLAFGHFRIVEATLSEYYGVSRTVARQVLGRLRNQRLVEKDNYSHWLAGPLTAQAVAEDFEIRALLEPAALKASGPLLDKAELEAMKANTQRLIDHPELQNASSITSLEQDLHQRCLRHYRNRKACEMIAQSQLPVIVNRMFFQTVGVPPNEPLLVEHQLVLDHLLFGAFDAAASSLQAHLQMAAKRTRRRLKVLSVFPEPDLPPYLLKIS from the coding sequence GTGGAGGATGTGGTTCTGACCATTGACGATCGTTCTAACAGCATTCAGGAAGGGCAGGCTCCACGCTATGCCAAGATTCAAGAGTCGTTACGTGATGCCATTCTGTCTCAGCGTTTACCGCCTAGTTTGGTTCTGCTTGAGGGGCCGCTTGCGAGGATGTATGGCACCAGTCGTGGACCAGTGCGCAAGGCGCTCGAACTGTTGCATCAAGAGGGGTTGATTAGCCGCTTTGAGGGACGGGGTTTTTTGGCGACATCAGAGCCTGAAACAGTCACACCAAAGCGTCAGATGTTGACGCCGAAAATGCTGGGACTTGCCTCTGACTATAAGTCTCAAATAGATGCTCGTCCGATCTCTGATCGCATATACGCCCAGGTGGAAGAGGCTGTCGCCACCTGCCTGGCCTTTGGTCACTTCCGCATCGTTGAGGCGACGCTTAGCGAATATTATGGCGTCAGCCGTACCGTTGCCAGGCAAGTGCTAGGGCGCCTCCGTAATCAAAGGCTGGTAGAGAAAGATAATTATTCTCACTGGTTGGCGGGCCCTCTTACTGCCCAGGCAGTGGCTGAAGATTTCGAAATTCGTGCCCTGCTTGAGCCGGCAGCACTTAAAGCTTCAGGACCTTTGCTGGATAAAGCAGAATTAGAGGCGATGAAAGCAAACACTCAGCGCTTGATTGATCATCCCGAACTGCAGAATGCATCATCAATAACTTCCCTTGAGCAAGATTTGCATCAGCGGTGCCTGCGTCACTACCGAAACCGTAAAGCTTGCGAGATGATTGCCCAGAGCCAGTTGCCAGTAATCGTAAACCGCATGTTTTTTCAGACGGTCGGTGTGCCGCCGAACGAACCCCTCTTGGTGGAGCATCAGCTGGTGCTTGACCATTTATTGTTTGGTGCCTTCGATGCTGCCGCTTCAAGTTTGCAAGCACACCTCCAGATGGCTGCCAAGCGTACTCGGCGCCGGTTAAAGGTTTTGTCGGTTTTTCCAGAGCCTGATCTCCCGCCTTACCTGCTCAAAATTTCTTGA
- a CDS encoding NCS1 family transporter, translating to MGFTRNNNEPATSAGSDDNHQNLLEASILPVWLNQRTIGFFGFIWLWIGMAVIIATFQLGAGGVAGLPLIQVVAIIFFANLVLGVVMSLTADIGTEHGLSFAVYLRAPFGLKGTHLPAVSRGVVAAIWFGVQTYLGALALNGIVEYLWGFDNWIVWYVVFAVVQIVNTALGIRAVELLASIAAPCIVAISVWMYFTLNVLAETNGTNIWTFVGDQDVVPLGLFFANMAFWSALAVDIPNLTRFLRTPGGQRSFFARNRNVFVAQFLALPATQAWIALIGGVSFIAAGDWNPVTVIQGQGGGLTMVALLAMVILAQWSTNNAANLIPAALTFVNAGAPRISYPVALVIAGVIGTASMPWLILNNLFTFLSYYGAVLSAVGGIMVADYYILRHRRLNVPALFDPAGQFRFFNGFNPAGIIAWLVGGVMALIFLEYAYAIGFITALAVYVILMKTWILRRYPQEELDSNFDDRFLATSVGINWVYTEQKRFERLTTDDIPTSALKREDR from the coding sequence ATGGGATTTACAAGAAATAACAATGAACCAGCAACGTCGGCTGGATCAGACGATAACCACCAGAACTTACTGGAAGCCTCCATTTTGCCGGTCTGGCTGAATCAGCGAACGATCGGTTTCTTTGGTTTTATATGGTTATGGATCGGGATGGCCGTCATCATTGCCACTTTCCAGCTTGGCGCTGGTGGTGTTGCTGGCCTGCCACTGATCCAAGTCGTGGCCATCATCTTCTTCGCCAACCTTGTGCTTGGCGTCGTCATGAGCCTAACTGCGGATATCGGTACCGAACACGGCCTTTCCTTTGCCGTCTATTTACGTGCTCCCTTCGGGCTCAAAGGTACGCATCTTCCTGCTGTCTCCCGCGGGGTGGTCGCCGCCATTTGGTTCGGCGTACAAACTTACCTTGGCGCTCTGGCCCTTAACGGCATTGTGGAGTACCTCTGGGGGTTTGATAATTGGATAGTGTGGTATGTGGTTTTCGCTGTCGTGCAGATCGTCAACACGGCTCTCGGCATTCGCGCAGTGGAATTGCTGGCCTCGATCGCCGCTCCTTGCATCGTCGCCATCTCGGTTTGGATGTACTTCACGCTTAACGTGTTAGCCGAAACCAACGGTACTAATATTTGGACCTTTGTAGGCGATCAAGATGTAGTGCCTTTGGGGCTATTCTTCGCCAACATGGCTTTTTGGTCAGCGCTAGCGGTGGATATTCCCAACTTGACCCGTTTTCTGCGCACGCCTGGAGGACAACGCAGTTTCTTTGCCCGCAATCGCAACGTTTTCGTCGCACAGTTTCTAGCGTTACCTGCAACTCAGGCCTGGATTGCGCTAATTGGTGGTGTTTCATTTATAGCAGCAGGTGATTGGAACCCTGTCACCGTCATTCAAGGCCAGGGTGGTGGCTTAACGATGGTGGCTCTCTTAGCGATGGTCATATTAGCTCAGTGGTCTACCAATAATGCCGCCAACTTGATTCCGGCCGCTCTTACCTTCGTCAATGCAGGTGCACCTCGTATTAGCTATCCTGTCGCCTTGGTCATCGCCGGTGTGATCGGCACCGCTTCCATGCCCTGGTTGATTCTGAACAATTTGTTTACCTTCCTTAGCTACTATGGTGCGGTACTCTCCGCTGTCGGCGGGATTATGGTCGCGGATTACTATATCTTGCGGCACCGTCGCCTTAATGTGCCCGCATTGTTCGACCCCGCAGGCCAGTTCCGTTTTTTCAATGGCTTTAATCCCGCTGGCATAATTGCCTGGTTGGTTGGCGGGGTCATGGCGCTAATATTCCTGGAGTACGCTTATGCCATTGGCTTCATCACCGCATTGGCAGTGTACGTAATATTGATGAAAACCTGGATTCTGCGTCGCTATCCTCAAGAAGAGCTAGATAGCAATTTTGATGATCGTTTTCTAGCGACATCAGTAGGCATTAATTGGGTCTACACCGAGCAGAAACGCTTCGAGCGTTTGACGACCGACGACATCCCGACCTCTGCACTTAAGCGTGAAGATCGCTAA
- a CDS encoding amidase family protein, translating into MAHYPSSALAIGEDIKHGRLDPVMLTRHCLAAAKDSDAVFISLTPERAMFEAEAAARRQEHGATLGPLDGVPIAWKDLFDVAGVATTAGGRVLTDEPAKYDATAVRHAAAAGIVCLGKTNLTELAYSGLGLNPHYGTPHHTPGTGEPRVPGGSSAGSAVAVAKGIVPAAIGTDTAGSLRVPAAFNGLTSYRPSQARHSRQGVTPLAHSLDTIGVIATTLQDCLAIDDVMRGEEVTTRETADPESTIIVLDTAYLDDERIAESVRTNLERSAEQLVNAGFHLVRRKLASVSDTLNLIQQHGWLGAAEAYTEYRELLESDAADAMDPRVRQRLLNAQKMTPDSIVTLYRQRRALQAQLCHELAGATLLSPTVAHVAPLLAPLEDDPERFAEMNLATLRLSMVASLLDAPAVALPSGVDENQQHTSIQLTAPSGEDEALMRVALAVSDHLRLPNEPQ; encoded by the coding sequence ATGGCCCATTATCCAAGCAGTGCCCTTGCCATCGGCGAAGACATCAAACATGGCAGGCTCGACCCGGTCATGCTGACGCGGCACTGTCTGGCGGCGGCTAAAGACAGTGACGCCGTTTTTATATCACTTACGCCAGAGCGCGCCATGTTCGAGGCCGAGGCTGCCGCTCGGCGCCAAGAACACGGCGCAACTCTAGGGCCGCTCGATGGAGTCCCGATCGCCTGGAAGGATCTGTTCGATGTTGCAGGGGTTGCAACGACGGCTGGCGGTCGAGTGCTGACAGATGAGCCCGCCAAGTACGATGCCACTGCGGTTCGCCATGCGGCTGCGGCTGGCATTGTATGCCTGGGCAAGACCAATCTGACGGAACTCGCCTACTCTGGCCTTGGGCTAAACCCCCACTACGGCACGCCTCACCACACGCCGGGCACAGGAGAGCCAAGGGTGCCCGGCGGCTCCAGCGCAGGCTCAGCGGTGGCCGTCGCCAAAGGCATCGTACCTGCAGCGATAGGAACGGATACGGCAGGCTCGCTGCGGGTACCTGCCGCCTTTAATGGCCTGACATCCTATCGCCCCTCTCAGGCTCGTCATAGTCGGCAAGGCGTGACTCCCCTGGCCCATAGCCTGGACACCATTGGCGTCATCGCGACAACCCTACAAGACTGCTTGGCCATCGACGATGTGATGCGAGGAGAAGAGGTCACGACGCGAGAGACTGCTGACCCCGAAAGCACGATCATCGTGCTGGATACTGCTTACCTGGACGATGAGCGTATCGCAGAAAGCGTGCGGACAAACCTAGAACGCAGCGCCGAGCAGCTTGTTAATGCAGGCTTTCATCTCGTCAGACGTAAGCTTGCCAGCGTGAGCGACACCCTGAATCTTATTCAACAGCACGGCTGGCTCGGCGCAGCAGAAGCTTATACCGAGTACCGTGAACTGTTGGAAAGTGACGCAGCAGACGCGATGGATCCAAGGGTTCGGCAACGGTTATTAAATGCGCAGAAGATGACACCAGACAGTATAGTGACGCTTTATCGCCAGCGCCGGGCACTTCAAGCGCAACTTTGCCATGAACTCGCCGGGGCAACGCTACTCTCACCCACCGTTGCTCACGTTGCTCCGCTTCTTGCCCCCCTGGAAGATGACCCGGAGCGCTTCGCCGAAATGAATCTCGCCACGTTGCGGCTAAGCATGGTGGCAAGCCTGCTTGACGCACCGGCTGTCGCACTGCCTAGCGGTGTTGACGAGAATCAGCAGCACACCAGCATCCAGCTAACGGCACCTTCCGGAGAAGATGAGGCACTCATGAGAGTAGCCCTTGCCGTCAGCGATCACTTGAGGCTCCCTAATGAACCCCAATAG
- a CDS encoding CobW family GTP-binding protein, whose amino-acid sequence MNDETPLLPVHVISGFLGSGKTTLLKSVLASEDFGDSAVLINEFGDVGLDNRLLGEIAEDAVLLSSGCVCCTIRGELSDALRRLMSQRQNGKIPPFKRIILETTGLADPGPIASTITADPVLRHHLRPGTNLTLVDALNATASRKLQPVWESQIAVADKLVISKVDLVDQAQLDEVQSLIDTINPAAQQLGQEALKQASDELFGSGPHIDQYSYSEVKTWLGPWRKPPEPEAVNHLGDIQSFRLCFDGEVDWTCFGIWLSMLLNRHGSQIMRVKGILHVKDDTRPVIIHGVQHTIHPPEHVSDWPNNDRISELIFITHGITAKRVTDSLETFMKAVSNHPSPRIFHA is encoded by the coding sequence ATGAATGACGAGACGCCGCTGCTACCGGTTCACGTGATATCCGGCTTTCTGGGCAGTGGCAAAACCACCTTGCTCAAATCGGTACTGGCCAGCGAAGACTTCGGCGACAGCGCCGTGCTGATCAACGAATTTGGCGACGTGGGCCTAGACAACCGCCTGTTGGGAGAAATCGCCGAAGATGCTGTGCTGCTTTCCAGTGGCTGTGTCTGCTGCACCATCCGTGGCGAGCTGTCTGATGCGTTAAGACGCCTGATGTCACAGCGGCAGAACGGTAAGATTCCGCCCTTCAAACGAATCATCCTGGAAACCACTGGCCTGGCCGACCCCGGCCCCATCGCCTCAACGATCACCGCGGATCCAGTGCTACGCCATCACCTGCGCCCAGGCACAAATCTCACTCTGGTCGACGCCCTCAACGCCACCGCCAGCCGCAAGCTCCAGCCAGTGTGGGAATCTCAAATTGCGGTGGCCGATAAACTCGTCATCAGTAAGGTCGACCTGGTCGATCAAGCCCAGCTTGATGAGGTTCAGAGCCTGATTGACACCATCAACCCGGCCGCGCAGCAATTGGGGCAGGAAGCCTTAAAACAGGCCAGCGATGAGCTCTTCGGTAGCGGCCCTCACATTGACCAATACAGCTACTCAGAGGTAAAAACATGGCTTGGCCCCTGGCGAAAACCGCCAGAGCCTGAAGCGGTTAATCATCTGGGGGATATTCAGTCATTTCGCCTCTGCTTTGATGGCGAAGTGGACTGGACTTGCTTCGGTATTTGGCTCTCAATGTTGCTCAATCGCCATGGCAGTCAAATCATGCGAGTCAAAGGCATATTGCATGTCAAAGATGATACCCGCCCGGTGATCATACACGGTGTTCAGCACACCATTCATCCACCGGAGCACGTAAGCGACTGGCCTAACAACGACCGTATCTCGGAGCTGATTTTCATCACTCATGGCATCACCGCCAAGCGCGTGACAGACTCGCTGGAGACCTTCATGAAGGCCGTTAGCAACCACCCAAGCCCCAGGATATTCCATGCATGA
- a CDS encoding ABC transporter substrate-binding protein has translation MHEAASPKERAAPYVNRGPVTLRVLGTSVTLLESIRKRAREDLGIRLTFEVLDGVAAQQAGVLTPDSFDIYDQWFHNVDFVWPANAIQPIQVDRIKHWDMINDLPKTGRLTPHAPLGAGSNPVDLLYVQPDGGYGSRPSGHITMLPVSHNVDSFGYRMDMLPKGLDINQESWSWLLDKRWKGLVSLQNDSAIGAIDAALAAKAAGLVEFEDLGNLSVAEIDCLIDCLINLKRQQHFRAFWSNQDQASSDMVRGRVGIESLWSPAMTDLKKRNIKVRMAAPTEGYRAWYGGMSISRHVKGRTLDAAYDYLNWWISGWPGAVMARQGYYISTPELTRPHLSAAEWDFWYGGQPASKNLPGPDSTSDLIHRGEIRDGGDYQTRMSRIAVWNTVMDEHNYLVRRWNDFMSA, from the coding sequence ATGCATGAAGCTGCATCACCCAAAGAGCGTGCCGCGCCCTATGTGAATCGTGGCCCCGTCACCCTAAGGGTACTCGGCACCTCGGTGACACTGCTTGAAAGTATTCGTAAGCGTGCCAGGGAAGACCTGGGCATTCGTCTTACCTTCGAGGTACTCGATGGCGTTGCCGCCCAGCAAGCGGGGGTTCTAACCCCCGACAGCTTCGATATCTATGATCAATGGTTTCACAACGTAGACTTTGTATGGCCCGCCAATGCGATTCAACCCATTCAGGTGGATCGCATTAAACACTGGGACATGATTAATGATCTCCCCAAGACAGGTAGGCTAACGCCCCACGCGCCCCTCGGAGCAGGCAGTAACCCGGTCGACCTACTCTACGTCCAACCCGATGGCGGTTACGGCTCTCGCCCAAGCGGGCATATCACCATGCTCCCGGTTAGCCACAATGTGGACAGCTTCGGTTATCGTATGGACATGCTCCCTAAAGGGCTGGATATCAACCAAGAGAGCTGGAGCTGGTTGTTGGATAAGCGCTGGAAAGGATTGGTCAGCTTACAAAATGACAGCGCCATCGGCGCCATTGACGCCGCACTGGCCGCCAAAGCAGCGGGGCTGGTCGAGTTCGAAGACCTTGGTAATTTGAGCGTGGCAGAAATCGACTGCCTAATTGATTGCCTTATCAATCTCAAGCGTCAGCAACACTTTCGCGCCTTCTGGAGCAACCAGGACCAAGCCTCTTCAGATATGGTTCGCGGCAGGGTCGGCATCGAAAGTCTCTGGTCGCCCGCCATGACTGACCTCAAAAAACGCAACATCAAGGTACGTATGGCGGCGCCTACAGAGGGTTATCGCGCTTGGTACGGCGGCATGTCAATCTCACGGCATGTGAAAGGGCGCACGCTAGATGCTGCTTATGACTACCTCAACTGGTGGATTTCTGGATGGCCCGGTGCCGTCATGGCCCGCCAAGGCTATTACATTTCTACCCCAGAACTGACCCGCCCTCACCTATCCGCTGCGGAGTGGGACTTTTGGTATGGCGGCCAACCTGCCTCCAAAAACCTTCCAGGCCCCGATAGCACCTCTGATCTGATTCATCGAGGCGAAATCCGCGACGGCGGAGACTACCAGACAAGAATGAGCCGCATCGCGGTGTGGAATACCGTCATGGATGAGCATAACTATTTGGTAAGGCGCTGGAACGACTTTATGTCGGCTTAA
- a CDS encoding IS1182 family transposase codes for MKRFVVGEARDQSTLFPALLDDFIAEDNPVRAIEAFVEGLDLKEMGFKGVDPHSTGRPAYHPSILLKLYIYGYLNRIQSSRRLERETQRNVELMWLTERLTPDFKTIADFRKDNGEAIRRVCREFIVLCRRLELFSQGIVAIDGSKFKAVNNRNRNFTATKMKRRLEQIEESFNRYLGQLDAADRDEPALAEAKTAHLKEKITKLREETARLHAVEEERLKSPDQQVSLTDPDARAMATSGRGTGNVGYNVQTAVDSQHHLIVAHEVTNIGHDRGQLFNMAQQAREATGSKELKVVADRGYFKGDEILACHKEGIITYLPKPLTSPSQAKGCFPRGAFRYLPESNEYSCPAGQRLIWRYETIEKGMKLHAYWSSACASCDMKEKCTTGKQRRIKRWEHEDVLEAAQSRLDWSPEMMRLRRQTVEHPFGTLKAWMGATHFTTKRLRNVSTEMSLYVLAYNLKRVIKILGVNGLMTATRA; via the coding sequence ATGAAGCGATTCGTGGTAGGCGAGGCCAGAGACCAAAGCACGCTATTTCCTGCGCTTTTGGATGACTTCATCGCAGAGGATAACCCGGTTCGTGCCATTGAGGCGTTTGTTGAAGGTCTCGACCTTAAAGAGATGGGCTTCAAAGGTGTTGATCCGCACTCCACCGGGAGACCGGCTTATCATCCGTCTATTCTTTTGAAGCTCTACATCTATGGTTATCTCAATCGTATTCAATCAAGTCGCCGATTAGAGCGAGAGACCCAGCGCAATGTCGAGCTAATGTGGCTGACCGAGCGCCTTACGCCGGATTTCAAGACTATAGCGGACTTCCGAAAGGACAACGGTGAGGCCATCCGCCGTGTCTGTCGAGAGTTCATCGTACTTTGTCGCCGGTTGGAACTGTTCTCCCAAGGCATCGTGGCCATCGATGGCAGTAAGTTCAAAGCCGTCAACAACCGCAACCGCAATTTCACAGCGACCAAGATGAAGCGTCGCCTTGAGCAGATCGAAGAAAGTTTCAATCGGTACCTTGGTCAGCTTGATGCAGCCGATCGAGATGAGCCTGCTTTGGCCGAGGCCAAGACAGCGCATCTGAAGGAAAAAATCACGAAGCTACGGGAAGAAACTGCACGGTTACACGCAGTTGAAGAAGAGAGACTGAAGTCTCCCGATCAGCAAGTATCCCTGACGGATCCGGATGCCAGGGCGATGGCTACCAGCGGCAGAGGTACCGGAAATGTGGGTTATAACGTGCAAACTGCGGTCGATAGCCAGCACCATTTGATTGTGGCCCACGAGGTGACCAACATCGGCCATGACCGGGGGCAGCTCTTTAACATGGCCCAGCAAGCGCGGGAGGCCACTGGCAGCAAGGAGCTGAAGGTCGTGGCTGACAGAGGCTACTTCAAGGGCGACGAAATCCTGGCCTGCCATAAGGAAGGGATAATTACCTACCTCCCCAAGCCGCTGACATCGCCAAGCCAGGCAAAGGGCTGTTTTCCAAGAGGCGCATTTCGATACCTCCCTGAAAGCAATGAATATTCCTGCCCAGCTGGACAGCGACTGATATGGCGTTATGAAACGATAGAAAAAGGGATGAAGCTGCATGCTTACTGGAGCTCGGCATGTGCAAGCTGCGATATGAAAGAAAAATGCACGACTGGCAAGCAGAGGCGGATCAAGCGTTGGGAACACGAAGATGTGCTTGAAGCCGCGCAGTCACGTCTCGATTGGAGTCCAGAGATGATGCGACTGAGGCGACAAACGGTAGAGCACCCGTTTGGCACGCTTAAAGCTTGGATGGGCGCGACGCACTTCACGACAAAGCGGCTCAGAAATGTAAGCACGGAAATGAGCCTTTATGTGTTGGCGTACAATCTTAAGCGTGTCATAAAGATATTGGGAGTCAATGGGTTGATGACAGCTACAAGGGCGTAA
- a CDS encoding nuclease-related domain-containing protein — protein MAVIYPDIENIQRLKVPPTPGEWDLINFLKDHLDDAYEVFFNPYLDGDRPDIIILKEHCSAFIIEVKDWDLKSYKIAGNNKWEVFDGSKSSSRASPQSQTFRYKKTFTICIYQ, from the coding sequence ATGGCTGTTATTTACCCTGACATAGAAAACATTCAGCGCCTTAAAGTTCCGCCAACTCCGGGGGAGTGGGATTTGATAAATTTTCTCAAAGATCATCTTGATGATGCTTATGAGGTTTTTTTTAACCCCTACTTGGATGGTGATAGACCAGATATTATAATTTTGAAGGAGCATTGCTCTGCTTTCATCATTGAAGTTAAAGACTGGGATTTAAAAAGCTATAAAATAGCAGGCAATAATAAGTGGGAGGTTTTTGATGGTTCAAAATCATCGAGCAGAGCATCGCCTCAATCTCAGACTTTTCGATACAAAAAAACCTTTACGATTTGCATTTACCAGTAG
- a CDS encoding IS3 family transposase (programmed frameshift) produces the protein MPRYSKERKAVVLKKLLPPHNRSVVSVATEEGISDATLYSWLKQCREKGVPVPGYTQSDNEWSPDAKLAVVIETATLSETELGAYCREKGLFPEQIQQWKAACLQGAGQQEDQQKTAQKQRKQDRKTIKQLKAEVRRKDRALAETTSLLVLFKKARRLVRRRPEQRRGRLTPLEERARLITLFDEAVTGGASRYQAAAMIDVSERTLKRWRSGCGAVAEDQRPHAVQGSQPHQLTHEEEQAILSACNRSEYQSLPPSQIVPLLADQGVYLASESSFYRVLKKHQQQHHRGRMKPRRPVPEPTSFTATGPNQVWCWDISYCSSVVRGQHWYLYLIMDIYSRKIIAWEVHEAESGELAKHLLERALLREGCWHQPPVLHSDNGAPMTSYTLKARLTELGMLMSYSRPRVSNDNPYSEALFRTVKYCPAWPTKGFASLNAVRDWMLTFERAYNEQHLHSGIRYVTPADRHQGADRERLEHRKAVYERAKRRHPQRWSGNTRNWEVPGSVALNPGKLQEVERNKQAA, from the exons GTGCCACGTTATTCTAAAGAGCGTAAAGCTGTTGTACTGAAAAAGTTGTTGCCACCCCATAATCGCAGTGTGGTATCTGTCGCCACTGAAGAAGGCATCTCTGACGCGACGCTGTATAGTTGGTTAAAACAGTGTCGAGAAAAAGGAGTGCCTGTGCCGGGTTACACCCAAAGCGACAACGAGTGGTCGCCTGACGCCAAGCTTGCCGTGGTCATCGAAACCGCCACCCTGTCAGAAACAGAGCTTGGTGCTTACTGCCGCGAAAAAGGCCTGTTTCCCGAGCAGATCCAACAGTGGAAAGCCGCTTGTCTCCAGGGCGCTGGCCAACAAGAAGACCAGCAAAAAACGGCACAAAAGCAGCGTAAACAAGACCGTAAGACGATCAAACAGCTCAAAGCGGAAGTGCGTCGCAAAGACAGAGCCCTAGCGGAAACGACATCGTTACTGGTGCTCT TCAAAAAAGCTCGACGCCTTGTACGGCGAAGACCCGAACAGCGGCGAGGACGACTGACGCCTCTTGAGGAACGTGCAAGGCTCATTACGTTGTTTGATGAAGCGGTCACCGGGGGCGCTTCCCGTTATCAAGCAGCGGCGATGATAGACGTGAGCGAGCGCACGCTGAAACGCTGGCGTTCTGGGTGTGGCGCGGTGGCTGAGGATCAGCGCCCACACGCGGTACAAGGCAGTCAGCCGCATCAACTGACTCACGAGGAGGAACAGGCTATTTTGAGTGCCTGCAATCGCTCCGAGTATCAGAGCCTGCCACCGTCTCAGATCGTGCCGTTACTGGCAGATCAAGGGGTCTACTTGGCTTCCGAGTCGTCGTTTTACCGGGTACTGAAAAAGCACCAACAGCAGCACCATCGAGGGCGAATGAAGCCACGCCGCCCAGTGCCTGAGCCGACGAGCTTCACAGCAACCGGACCCAACCAAGTCTGGTGCTGGGACATCAGCTATTGCTCTTCCGTTGTGCGTGGCCAGCACTGGTATCTCTATCTGATCATGGATATCTACAGTCGCAAAATCATCGCCTGGGAAGTCCACGAGGCGGAATCAGGCGAGTTAGCGAAACACCTGCTGGAACGCGCTTTATTGCGCGAAGGCTGCTGGCACCAGCCTCCAGTGCTGCACTCGGATAACGGCGCACCGATGACGTCTTATACGCTTAAAGCGAGGTTAACAGAGCTGGGGATGTTGATGTCTTACAGTCGACCGAGAGTGAGCAATGACAACCCTTACTCGGAAGCGTTGTTCCGCACCGTCAAGTATTGTCCAGCGTGGCCCACAAAGGGCTTTGCATCGCTGAACGCGGTACGTGACTGGATGCTGACGTTCGAACGCGCTTACAACGAACAGCACCTGCACAGTGGCATTCGGTACGTGACGCCCGCTGATCGGCATCAAGGTGCCGACCGAGAACGTCTTGAGCATCGCAAAGCGGTTTATGAAAGAGCTAAGCGCCGACATCCACAGCGCTGGTCAGGCAACACACGAAACTGGGAAGTACCCGGTTCGGTAGCGCTCAACCCTGGCAAGCTGCAGGAAGTCGAGCGTAATAAACAGGCTGCTTAG